One Pyrus communis chromosome 4, drPyrComm1.1, whole genome shotgun sequence genomic region harbors:
- the LOC137730836 gene encoding uncharacterized protein isoform X1 — MANFNIVVDGDQQWLLNCLSATLDPSHEVRSFAEASLDQASVQPGFGTALSKVAANRELPLGLRQLAAVLLKQFIKKHWHEGEEAFEHPAVSSDEKVVVRGLLLLSLDDSHRKIYTAVSMAVASIAAYDWPEDWPDLLPYLLKLINDQNNMNGVHGALRCLALLSVDLDDTVVPTLVPALFPCLLKIVSSPQVYDKYLRTKSLSIVYSCISMLGVMSGVYKTETSALIMPMIKPWMDQFSTILNHPVQSEDPDDWSIRTEVLKCLNQFVQNFPSLIESEFMIIVGPLWQTFMSSLGVYVRSSIEGTEDPYDDRYDSDGAEKSLDSFVIQLFEFLLTIVGSAKLITVIMNNVKELTYNTIGFLQITEQQVHTWSMDANQFVADEDDVTYSCRVSGALLLEEVVNSCGTEGICAIIDAAKRCFSESQREKDVGSAIWWRIREATLFALSSLSDQLLEAEDSELTRVGLGSLLEQVITEDSGLDVHQFPLLYSRIFSSVAKFSSVISHGVLEHFLFAAIKAIGMDVPPPVKVGACRALSELLPEMNKGIIQPHLMSLFSSLSELLSQASDETLHLVLETLQEAIKAGYELSASIEPVISPVVLNMWASHISDPFISIDAIEVLEALKNAPGCIRPLVSRVLPCVWPVLNQPQQQPDGLVAGSVDLVTMLLKNAPTDVVKTVYDACFDAVIQIVLQSDDHSEMQNATECLAAFISGGRQDVLAWGGDSGNTVRRLLDAASRLLDPNLESSGSLFVGSYILQLILHLPSQMAPHIRDLVAALLRRMRSAKIAGLRNSLLLIFARLVHLSAPNVGQFIDLLVTIPADGYDNSFVYLMSEWTKQQGEIQGAYQIKVTTTALALLLSSRHAELAKINVQGYLVQSAGITTRSKAKLTPDQWTVVPLPAKIMALLADALVEIQEQVGTGDNEQDSDWEEVEAEDGELDKDLMYSAGVTSFGRPSHEHLEAMAKTFDKDEEDSYEEDQLSAADPLNEINLANYLAEFFVNFSQSERQMFDHLFQSLTQDQRNAIQAIRTHGG, encoded by the exons ATGGCGAATTTCAATATTGTCGTCGACGGGGATCAGCAATGGCTTCTCAATTGCCTGTCTGCTACTCTCGACCCCAGCCACGAGGTTCGCTCGTTCGCCGAAGCTTCGCTTGATCAGGCTTCTGTGCAACCAG gttttggaacTGCGTTATCCAAGGTTGCTGCAAATAGGGAGCTCCCGTTAGGATTGCGCCAG CTAGCTGCTGTCCTTCTTAAACAGTTTATTAAGAAACACTGGCATGAGGGAGAGGAAGCATTTGAACATCCTGCTGTTTCAAGTGACGAGAAG GTAGTTGTACGCGGACTTCTGTTGTTGTCATTGGATGACTCTCATAGGAAAATTTATACAGCAGTTAGTATGGCTGTTGCATCTATAGCAGCTTATGATTGGCCAGAGGATTGGCCTGACTTATTACCGTACCTGCTGAAGTTGattaatgatcaaaataatatgAATGGAG TACATGGTGCTCTAAGATGCTTGGCTCTTCTCTCTGTTGACTTGGATGATACAGTGGTTCCGACATTAGTACCAGCCTTGTTCCCATGCTTGCTTAAAATTGTATCATCTCCTCAG GTGTATGACAAATATTTACGCACAAAATCCCTTTCAATTGTTTATTCTTGTATCTCCATGTTAGGGGTGATGAGTGGTGTATATAAG ACGGAGACCAGTGCATTAATAATGCCAATGATTAAGCCATGGATGGATCAATTCTCTACAATCCTGAATCATCCGGTGCAGTCTGAAGATCCTGATGATTGGAGCATAAGAACGGAG GTATTGAAGTGCTTGAATCAGTTTGTTCAAAATTTTCCTAGCCTTATTGAAAGTGAATTTATGA TTATTGTAGGGCCTTTGTGGCAAACTTTTATGAGTTCTCTTGGAGTATATGTGCGGTCATCTATTGAAGGTACAGAAGATCCATATGATGATAGATATGACTCTGATGGTGCTGAGAAAAGCCTTGATTCCTTTGTCATCCAG TTATTTGAGTTTCTGTTGACCATTGTGGGTAGTGCGAAACTGATAACG GTCATTATGAATAATGTCAAAGAGTTGACATACAACACCATCGGTTTTCTCCAAATAACAGAACAACAG GTTCACACTTGGTCAATGGATGCCAACCAATTTGTAGCTGATGAGGATGATGTTACCTATAGCTGTCGTGTTTCTG gtgcactTTTGCTTGAAGAAGTGGTGAATTCATGCGGTACTGAAGGAATCTGTGCCATCATTGATGCTGCAAAAAGATGTTTTAGTGAGTCTCAAAGGGAAAAGGATGTTGGTTCTGCAATTTGGTGGAGA ATAAGGGAGGCTACTCTTTTCGCTTTGTCTTCTCTGTCAGACCAGTTGCTTGAAGCAGAG gaTTCCGAACTTACAAGAGTTGGCTTAGGAAGCCTTCTGGAGCAAGTAATCACTGAAGACAGTGGATTAG ATGTGCATCAATTTCCCCTTCTGTATTCTCGTATCTTTTCATCAGTTGCTAAATTCTCCTCCGTG ATCAGCCATGGAGTCCTTGAGCACTTTCTCTTTGCTGCTATCAAAGCAATTGGCATGGATGT GCCGCCACCTGTCAAAGTAGGTGCCTGCAGGGCACTCTCCGAGCTCCTACCTGAAATGAACAAAGGAATAATTCAACCGCATTTGATGAGTTTGTTTTCATCACTTTCAGAACTTCTTAGTCAG GCCTCCGATGAAACCTTGCACCTGGTACTTGAAACACTGCAAGAGGCAATTAAGGCAG GTTACGAATTATCAGCTTCCATTGAGCCTGTAATCTCTCCTGTGGTCCTCAACATGTGGGCATCACATATTTCCGATCCTTTTATCAGTATTGATGCAATTGAGGTTCTGGAG GCACTCAAAAACGCTCCTGGTTGTATTCGTCCACTGGTTTCTCGAGTTTTACCATGTGTTTGGCCAGTTCTTAATCAA CCACAACAACAGCCTGATGGATTAGTCGCTGGATCAGTGGATCTGGTAACAATGTTATTGAAA AATGCTCCTACTGATGTGGTAAAAACAGTATATGATGCTTGTTTTGACGCTGTTATACAAATAGTCCTTCAAAGTGATGATCACAGTGAAATGCAG AATGCTACGGAATGTTTAGCTGCCTTTATATCTGGTGGAAGACAAGATGTGCTAGCTTGGGGTGGTGATTCTGGAAATACAGTTAGAAGATTGCTTGATGCAGCTTCAAG GCTTCTGGACCCTAATTTGGAAAGCTCAGGTTCTCTTTTTGTTGGGAGCTACATTCTACAACTTATATTGCATTTGCCGTCACAAATGGCACCTCATATTCGAGACCTAGTTGCTGCTCTTCTTAGGCGCATGCGATCTGCTAAAATTGCAGGATTGAGAAACTCACTGCTACTCATTTTCGCTCGGTTG GTTCACTTGAGTGCCCCAAATGTTGGACAGTTTATTGATCTGCTGGTCACCATTCCAGCTGACGGCTATGATAACTCTTTTGTCTATTTAATGTCAGAATGGACAAAACAGCAAG GTGAGATCCAGGGTGCCTACCAAATTAAAGTCACCACTACTGCATTGGCTTTATTACTATCATCTAGGCATGCTGAATTAGCAAAAATTAACGTGCAAGGATATTTGGTTCAG TCTGCTGGGATCACCACCCGCTCAAAAGCTAAATTAACTCCAGATCAGTGGACTGTGGTGCCACTCCCTGCAAAG ATAATGGCGTTACTGGCAGATGCATTGGTTGAAATCCAAGAACAGGTTGGAACTGGTGATAATGAG CAGGATAGCGACTGGGAAGAAGTTGAGGCGGAGGATGGGGAACTTGACAAGGATTTGATGTATTCAGCTGGTGTTACATCATTTGGCAGACCCTCACATGAACATCTTGAAGCAATGGCAAAAACATTTGACAAG GATGAGGAGGACAGTTATGAAGAGGATCAACTAAGTGCAGCCGATCCCCTTAACGAG ATTAATCTGGCAAACTATCTTGCGGAGTTTTTCGTAAACTTTTCCCAGAGCGAAAGACAAATGTTTGATCATCTTTTCCAG AGTCTGACGCAGGATCAAAGGAATGCCATTCAAGCAATACGAACTCACGGAGGATGA